In one Desulfoferula mesophila genomic region, the following are encoded:
- the ftsY gene encoding signal recognition particle-docking protein FtsY, with protein MAFFKRFKKKKTPQEQEGQPQAQEQAASPEEQPSETPAAPQGEAEAVAAEATAEQLPETSEAQEQPPHEPEPVQEAGAAPQAPEAPAEPEEEPKPEEPAEPDAPAEPKAETEAPEPPEGEPKRGLWGRLGQRLKKTKDKIGGSIDRITLGKKIDEDTLDELEEVLVTADLGVQTSLKLIEQLRGKVARKELDDAEALKKALAKGITEVLSEVPPAPERDNNPHVIMVVGVNGVGKTTSIGKLANFFQRQGRSVLLAAGDTFRAAANEQLTIWCERVGCDIVGGQEGADPSAVAYDAVEAAVTRGHDLVLIDTAGRLHTKVNLMEELKKIHRVLGKKLPGAPHEVILVVDATTGQNALQQAKLFNQVVPLTGLILTKLDGTAKGGVVVAISGEMKLPICFVGLGEGMEDLRPFEAEGFAEAIF; from the coding sequence ATGGCTTTTTTTAAGCGCTTCAAAAAGAAAAAGACGCCCCAGGAGCAGGAGGGACAACCTCAAGCCCAGGAGCAGGCCGCTTCCCCGGAGGAGCAGCCCTCGGAAACGCCAGCCGCGCCCCAAGGCGAAGCAGAGGCGGTAGCGGCTGAAGCCACCGCGGAGCAGCTCCCGGAGACCAGCGAGGCTCAGGAGCAGCCGCCACATGAGCCCGAACCGGTCCAGGAGGCGGGGGCCGCGCCCCAGGCCCCTGAAGCCCCGGCCGAGCCGGAAGAGGAGCCAAAGCCCGAGGAGCCGGCCGAACCGGATGCCCCGGCGGAGCCCAAGGCCGAGACCGAGGCGCCGGAGCCACCCGAGGGGGAGCCCAAGCGCGGCCTGTGGGGGCGCCTGGGCCAGCGGCTCAAGAAGACCAAGGACAAGATCGGCGGCTCCATCGACCGCATCACCCTGGGCAAGAAGATCGATGAAGACACCCTGGACGAGTTGGAGGAGGTGCTGGTCACCGCCGACCTGGGGGTGCAGACCAGCCTGAAGCTCATCGAGCAGCTCAGGGGCAAAGTGGCCCGCAAGGAGCTGGACGACGCCGAGGCCCTGAAAAAGGCCCTGGCCAAGGGCATCACCGAGGTGCTCTCCGAGGTGCCCCCCGCCCCGGAGCGCGACAACAATCCCCACGTGATCATGGTGGTGGGGGTCAACGGGGTGGGCAAGACCACCAGCATCGGCAAGCTGGCCAATTTTTTCCAGCGGCAGGGCCGCTCGGTGCTCTTGGCCGCGGGCGACACCTTCCGGGCGGCGGCCAACGAGCAGCTCACCATCTGGTGCGAGCGGGTGGGTTGCGACATCGTGGGCGGCCAGGAAGGGGCCGACCCCTCGGCCGTGGCCTACGACGCGGTGGAGGCGGCCGTCACCCGGGGGCACGACCTGGTGCTCATCGACACCGCCGGGCGCCTGCACACCAAGGTAAACCTCATGGAGGAGCTCAAGAAGATCCACCGGGTGCTGGGCAAAAAGCTGCCCGGCGCCCCCCATGAGGTGATTCTGGTGGTGGATGCCACCACCGGGCAGAACGCCCTGCAACAGGCCAAGCTGTTCAACCAGGTGGTGCCGCTCACCGGCCTCATCTTGACCAAGCTGGACGGCACGGCCAAGGGCGGGGTGGTGGTGGCCATCTCCGGGGAGATGAAGCTGCCCATCTGTTTCGTGGGCCTGGGCGAGGGCATGGAAGACCTGAGACCCTTCGAGGCCGAGGGATTCGCCGAAGCGATTTTCTAA
- the smc gene encoding chromosome segregation protein SMC yields MKVRRLDIIGFKSFADRTIMDFPEGLCAVVGPNGCGKSNVVDAVRWALGEQSARQLRGQSMEDVIFNGADGRKPAGLAEVNVVFENDGSVTAEPYAGLSEIMVTRRLYRNGDSEYRINKMPCRLKDIQQVLMDTGLGNRAYAIIEQGRVAAFIEAKPIERRLWVEEAAGITRFKNQKKVSLRKMEGTRDNLARLQDILAEVSTQMERLKRQAKKAQVHKTLREEIRALDLNVSSFEYRHYNQEISQVRAEADAAGTSLELANQRLAALETDLETARLELLEAEEEIRDSGARRLEAQGAIQKAENELILLGREAENLKRQSQRLEEERVELKAGLVTNQNELNRARRVLAEAEGRSRQSDLAVGEASQEVARCQEALNASEEAVDLAKAELVDAMSRLSQIKNRQGDLERRRQDLERRRLQQQEQRRQMMEQELESGQNLEQVRGEVESLRMAQEEAAQGLAQARARLKELGEELSALRREETEATRRRHQLDASVSALALSLESHQWAGAGVRKLLKAHQAGELPVALKGVVAEKLNVEPGREDLVEGVLGPDLQAVIVQSGREALALAAWSGEKGLGRLRVVALDDLASQGCETPSGAQALSGVARPQAGYESLAHLLAGAGWCPDLEAAWNSGRSLAPGQVVVSPGGQRLDRPGLGTVGQGQGGDASILARRNELQGKRAQLAQAQEAEQAAAAKRRAAEAAMAQAEQERDMLGEEQQLRQQELAQRERDLARAEQESQGAQRRLQALDFENEETESEFEHLSREMATLDEQGGQLQGRDQELEAELEQARAMLQEARQALEEARHLEGEAKLAAASLGSQTQQAQREAQRLQQEMDRASARVLALGRELEQAQAQLKSCEERRGHEQEGLGGLYSELDRQETGLKRAQEVLGHAQGRTAQLEGELKRARVELKQAESAGQELAWKLRELELKREQVAEQVMERCRVEMAAHYQEHLPEGAFDLEGGKRKLEKLRKRLNNLGPVNLEAISEHAALAERHEFLTTQKADLEASLEDLRAAIRKINKTTRGRFLETLELVNQRLDGVFKVLFGGGKAELALEDGTDPLDAGLHLMVELPGKKLKNLDALSGGEKAMSAVAVLFALFLIRPAPFCILDEVDAPLDEANNGRFLDLLQQLSRRSQILMITHSRASMELVNTIYGVTMEHKGVSKLLRVSLEQGESLAA; encoded by the coding sequence ATGAAGGTTCGCCGTTTGGACATCATTGGCTTCAAGTCCTTTGCCGACCGCACCATCATGGACTTTCCCGAAGGTCTGTGCGCGGTGGTGGGTCCCAATGGATGCGGCAAGTCCAACGTGGTGGACGCCGTGCGCTGGGCCTTGGGCGAGCAATCCGCCCGCCAGTTGCGCGGCCAAAGCATGGAAGACGTGATCTTCAACGGGGCCGACGGCCGCAAGCCCGCGGGCCTGGCCGAAGTCAACGTGGTGTTTGAAAACGACGGCAGCGTCACCGCCGAACCCTACGCTGGGCTGAGCGAGATCATGGTCACCCGCCGTTTGTACCGCAACGGCGACAGCGAGTACCGCATTAACAAGATGCCCTGCCGTCTCAAGGACATACAGCAGGTGCTCATGGACACCGGCCTGGGCAACCGGGCCTACGCCATCATCGAGCAGGGCCGGGTGGCCGCCTTTATCGAGGCCAAGCCCATTGAGCGCCGCCTGTGGGTGGAGGAAGCGGCGGGCATCACCCGCTTCAAAAACCAGAAGAAGGTCAGCCTGCGCAAGATGGAGGGCACTAGGGACAACCTGGCCCGCTTGCAGGACATCCTGGCCGAGGTCTCCACCCAGATGGAGCGTCTCAAACGCCAGGCCAAAAAAGCCCAGGTGCACAAGACCCTGCGCGAAGAGATCCGTGCGCTGGATCTCAATGTCTCCAGCTTTGAATATCGCCACTACAACCAGGAAATCTCCCAGGTGCGGGCCGAGGCCGACGCGGCGGGCACCAGCCTGGAGCTGGCCAACCAGCGCCTGGCTGCCCTGGAGACCGACCTGGAAACCGCCCGGCTGGAGCTGCTGGAGGCCGAGGAGGAGATCCGCGACTCCGGGGCGCGCCGCCTGGAGGCCCAGGGGGCCATCCAAAAGGCGGAAAACGAGCTGATCCTCCTGGGCCGCGAGGCCGAGAACCTCAAGCGCCAATCCCAGCGTTTGGAAGAGGAGCGGGTGGAGCTCAAGGCCGGCCTGGTCACCAACCAGAACGAGCTGAACCGGGCCCGGCGCGTGTTGGCCGAGGCCGAGGGCCGCAGCCGCCAGAGCGACCTGGCCGTGGGCGAGGCCTCCCAGGAGGTGGCCCGCTGCCAGGAGGCCTTGAACGCCTCCGAGGAAGCGGTGGACCTGGCCAAGGCCGAGCTGGTGGACGCCATGAGCCGCCTCAGCCAGATCAAGAACCGCCAGGGCGATCTGGAGCGCCGCCGCCAGGACCTGGAGCGCCGCCGTCTGCAACAGCAGGAGCAGCGCCGCCAGATGATGGAACAGGAGCTAGAGTCCGGCCAAAACCTGGAGCAGGTGCGCGGCGAGGTGGAGAGCCTGCGCATGGCCCAGGAGGAGGCCGCCCAGGGTCTGGCCCAGGCCCGGGCCCGGCTCAAGGAACTGGGCGAGGAACTCAGCGCCCTGCGCCGGGAGGAGACCGAGGCCACCCGTCGTCGCCACCAGCTGGACGCCTCGGTGAGCGCCTTGGCGCTCAGCCTGGAATCCCACCAGTGGGCCGGGGCCGGGGTGCGCAAGCTGCTCAAGGCCCACCAGGCGGGCGAATTGCCCGTGGCCCTCAAGGGGGTGGTGGCCGAGAAGCTAAACGTGGAGCCGGGGCGCGAAGACCTGGTGGAGGGCGTGCTGGGGCCGGACCTGCAGGCGGTGATCGTGCAGAGCGGCCGGGAGGCCCTGGCGCTGGCCGCCTGGAGCGGGGAAAAGGGCCTGGGACGTCTTAGGGTGGTGGCCCTGGACGACTTGGCCTCGCAAGGCTGTGAGACCCCCTCCGGCGCGCAGGCCCTGTCCGGAGTGGCGCGGCCCCAGGCAGGCTACGAGTCCCTGGCCCACCTGCTGGCCGGGGCGGGCTGGTGCCCGGACCTGGAAGCCGCCTGGAACTCCGGGCGCTCCCTGGCCCCCGGCCAGGTGGTGGTCAGCCCCGGCGGCCAGCGCCTGGACCGGCCCGGCCTGGGCACCGTGGGCCAGGGGCAGGGCGGCGACGCCTCCATTCTGGCCCGGCGCAACGAGTTGCAAGGCAAGCGGGCGCAGCTGGCCCAGGCCCAGGAGGCCGAGCAGGCCGCCGCGGCCAAGCGCCGCGCCGCCGAGGCGGCCATGGCCCAGGCCGAGCAGGAGCGCGATATGCTCGGTGAAGAGCAGCAGCTCCGCCAGCAGGAGCTGGCCCAGCGGGAGCGCGACCTGGCCCGGGCCGAGCAGGAAAGCCAGGGAGCCCAGCGCCGCTTGCAGGCCCTGGACTTTGAAAACGAAGAGACCGAGAGCGAGTTCGAGCACCTGAGCCGGGAGATGGCCACCCTGGATGAACAGGGCGGCCAGTTGCAGGGCCGCGACCAGGAGTTGGAGGCGGAGCTGGAGCAGGCCCGGGCCATGCTGCAGGAGGCCCGCCAGGCCCTGGAAGAGGCTCGCCACCTGGAAGGCGAGGCCAAGCTGGCCGCCGCCAGCCTGGGCAGCCAGACCCAGCAGGCCCAGCGCGAAGCCCAGCGCCTGCAACAGGAGATGGACCGGGCCAGCGCCCGGGTTCTGGCCCTGGGGAGGGAACTGGAACAGGCCCAGGCGCAGCTCAAGAGCTGCGAGGAGCGCCGGGGCCACGAGCAGGAGGGACTGGGCGGGCTGTATTCCGAACTGGACCGCCAGGAAACCGGCCTGAAGCGGGCCCAGGAGGTGCTGGGCCACGCCCAGGGCCGCACCGCCCAGTTGGAAGGCGAGCTCAAGCGGGCCCGGGTCGAGTTGAAGCAGGCCGAGAGCGCGGGGCAGGAGCTGGCCTGGAAGCTGCGCGAACTGGAGCTCAAGCGGGAGCAGGTGGCCGAGCAGGTCATGGAGCGCTGCCGGGTGGAGATGGCCGCCCATTACCAGGAGCACCTGCCCGAGGGGGCCTTTGATCTGGAGGGCGGCAAGCGCAAACTGGAAAAGCTGCGCAAGCGTCTGAACAACCTGGGCCCGGTGAACCTGGAGGCTATCAGCGAACACGCCGCCCTGGCCGAGCGCCACGAGTTCCTCACCACCCAAAAGGCCGACCTGGAGGCCTCGCTGGAGGACCTGCGCGCGGCCATCCGCAAGATCAACAAGACCACGCGCGGGCGCTTCCTGGAGACCCTGGAGCTGGTCAACCAGCGCCTGGACGGGGTGTTCAAGGTGTTGTTCGGCGGCGGCAAGGCCGAGCTGGCCCTGGAAGATGGCACCGACCCCCTGGACGCGGGCCTGCACTTGATGGTGGAGCTGCCCGGCAAGAAGCTCAAGAACCTGGACGCCCTCAGCGGCGGGGAAAAGGCCATGAGCGCGGTGGCGGTGCTGTTCGCCCTGTTCCTCATCCGCCCCGCGCCCTTCTGCATCCTGGACGAGGTGGACGCGCCCCTGGACGAGGCCAACAACGGCCGCTTCCTGGACCTGCTGCAGCAGCTCTCCCGGCGCTCGCAGATCCTCATGATCACCCATAGCCGCGCCAGCATGGAGTTGGTCAACACCATCTACGGGGTGACCATGGAGCACAAGGGGGTGAGCAAGCTGCTCCGGGTTTCCCTGGAGCAGGGCGAGTCCCTGGCCGCCTAG
- the glyS gene encoding glycine--tRNA ligase subunit beta — protein sequence MAELIFEIGCEEMPARFVAPAMEQVLAKGRDELERQGLLEEGAEVLSFGTPRRLALLVRGLKERQEDKEEQALGPPLKAAYDAEGKPTKAALGFAKSQGVELEELQKFDTDKGERLGVIKRIPGRPTDQVLAELLPRLVESLHFPKTMRWGSQSFRYARPIHWFLALLDGAVIPFELAGIASGNTTKGHRFLAPAAIEISGAGDYLNKLRAAYVLAERGERQAKVRGEVEAAAAQAGGRLVPDEPLMQENTDLVEWAAACCGTFDREFLEVPRAVIISAMREHQRYFALEDADGKLLPNFIAVNNTQPKDTAVVTAGHQKVLRARLADARFFLTEDRKQPLVDYLEDLKQVTYHAKLGTSYDKVERFSALAGFLADELGLGAEEKAQVERTARLAKCDLVTEMVGEFPTLQGVVGSEYATRDGEPPAVAAGIAGHYLPAGADSPLPREMTGVLVGIADRLDSICGLFAADEKPSGAADPFALRRAAIAVIRLIIEKDLSLSLGRLLGQALVGLRPWLSGPAEAVAEEVTAFFAARLSGILADQGVPTDVSQAVLAAGLDDLKDTAARAQALAQAKDTPEFATLAVGLKRVMNILKKEAAQVPAEAPDEAVMSEEAEKALFRAFSELQAEAAELFAAGDYQGFLARVSALKDPIDKFFDDVMVMVEDEATRRNRLALLNLMGSLFNRFARFEYLQLS from the coding sequence ATGGCCGAGCTTATCTTCGAGATCGGGTGCGAGGAAATGCCCGCCCGCTTCGTGGCCCCGGCCATGGAGCAGGTCTTGGCCAAGGGGCGCGACGAGCTGGAGCGCCAGGGTCTGCTGGAAGAGGGGGCCGAGGTGCTCTCCTTCGGCACTCCCCGCCGTCTGGCCCTGCTGGTGCGCGGGCTCAAGGAGCGTCAGGAGGACAAGGAAGAGCAGGCCCTGGGCCCGCCGCTCAAGGCGGCCTATGACGCTGAGGGCAAGCCCACCAAAGCGGCCCTGGGATTTGCCAAGAGCCAGGGCGTGGAGCTGGAGGAGCTGCAAAAGTTCGACACCGACAAGGGCGAGCGCCTGGGGGTGATCAAGCGCATCCCCGGCCGTCCCACCGACCAGGTGTTGGCCGAGTTGCTGCCCCGCCTGGTGGAGAGCCTGCATTTCCCCAAGACCATGCGCTGGGGCAGCCAGTCCTTCCGCTATGCCCGGCCCATCCACTGGTTCCTGGCCCTGTTGGACGGCGCGGTGATCCCCTTCGAGCTGGCGGGCATCGCCAGCGGCAACACCACCAAGGGGCATCGTTTCCTGGCTCCGGCCGCCATCGAGATAAGCGGGGCGGGCGACTACCTGAACAAGCTGCGGGCGGCCTACGTTTTGGCCGAGCGCGGCGAGCGCCAGGCCAAGGTGCGCGGCGAGGTGGAGGCCGCCGCGGCTCAGGCGGGCGGCCGCCTGGTGCCCGACGAGCCCCTGATGCAGGAAAACACCGACCTGGTGGAGTGGGCCGCCGCCTGCTGCGGCACCTTTGACCGCGAGTTCCTGGAGGTCCCCCGGGCGGTGATCATCAGCGCCATGCGCGAGCACCAGCGCTACTTCGCCCTGGAGGACGCCGACGGCAAGCTGCTGCCCAACTTCATCGCGGTGAACAACACCCAGCCCAAGGACACGGCCGTGGTCACCGCCGGGCATCAGAAGGTGCTGCGGGCCCGTTTGGCCGACGCCCGCTTCTTCCTCACCGAGGACCGCAAGCAGCCCCTCGTCGACTACTTGGAGGACCTGAAGCAGGTCACCTACCACGCCAAGCTGGGCACCAGCTATGACAAGGTAGAGCGCTTCAGCGCCCTGGCCGGGTTCCTGGCCGACGAGCTGGGCCTGGGGGCCGAGGAAAAGGCCCAGGTGGAGCGCACCGCCCGTCTGGCCAAGTGCGACCTGGTCACCGAGATGGTGGGCGAGTTCCCCACCCTGCAGGGGGTGGTGGGCAGCGAGTACGCCACCCGCGACGGCGAGCCCCCGGCCGTGGCCGCGGGCATTGCCGGGCACTACCTCCCGGCCGGGGCCGACTCGCCCCTGCCCCGGGAGATGACCGGGGTGCTGGTGGGCATCGCCGATCGGCTGGACAGCATCTGCGGCCTGTTCGCGGCCGATGAGAAGCCCTCGGGCGCGGCCGATCCCTTTGCCCTGCGCCGGGCGGCCATCGCGGTTATCCGCCTGATCATTGAAAAGGACCTCAGCCTGTCCCTGGGCCGTTTGCTGGGCCAGGCCCTGGTGGGCCTGCGGCCCTGGCTCTCCGGTCCGGCCGAAGCGGTGGCCGAGGAGGTGACCGCCTTTTTCGCGGCTCGCCTGTCCGGCATCCTGGCCGACCAGGGGGTGCCCACCGACGTATCCCAGGCGGTACTGGCCGCCGGGCTGGACGACCTAAAGGACACCGCCGCCCGGGCCCAGGCCCTGGCCCAGGCCAAGGACACCCCGGAGTTCGCCACCCTGGCCGTGGGTCTCAAGCGGGTGATGAACATCCTCAAGAAGGAGGCGGCCCAGGTGCCCGCCGAGGCGCCCGACGAGGCGGTGATGAGCGAGGAGGCGGAAAAGGCCTTGTTCCGCGCCTTCAGCGAGCTGCAGGCCGAAGCGGCCGAGCTGTTCGCGGCGGGTGATTATCAGGGATTCCTGGCTAGGGTCTCCGCCCTCAAGGACCCCATCGACAAGTTTTTTGACGACGTGATGGTCATGGTGGAAGACGAGGCCACTCGGCGCAACCGCCTGGCCCTGCTCAATCTCATGGGCAGCCTGTTCAACCGCTTTGCCCGCTTCGAGTATTTGCAGCTATCCTAG
- a CDS encoding glycine--tRNA ligase subunit alpha: MSAPAVKTFQELILALQRYWADQGCIIGQPYDLEVGAGTFNPHTLLRVLGPEPWKVAYVEPSRRPTDGRYGENPNRLQHYYQYQVILKPSPLEVQQLYLDSLQAFGIDPLEHDIRFVEDDWESPTLGAWGLGWEVWLDGMEITQFTYFQQAGSIDLSPISVELTYGLERIAMYLQQVDNVYDLAWNETLSYGDVHHKGEWEHSTYNFEVADTAMLFKLFDLYEAESQRASAANLVLPAYDYCLKCSHVFNLLEARGAISVTQRTTFIARVRGMARTVAENYTAQRDAMGHPLLKGKEAA, from the coding sequence ATGTCCGCGCCGGCGGTAAAGACTTTTCAAGAGCTGATTTTGGCCTTGCAGCGCTACTGGGCCGATCAGGGCTGCATCATCGGCCAGCCCTACGACCTGGAGGTGGGGGCAGGAACCTTCAACCCCCACACCCTGCTCCGGGTGCTGGGCCCCGAGCCCTGGAAGGTGGCCTACGTGGAGCCCAGCCGCCGCCCGACGGACGGCCGCTACGGCGAGAACCCCAACCGCCTGCAGCACTACTATCAGTACCAGGTGATCCTCAAGCCCTCGCCCCTGGAGGTGCAGCAGCTCTACCTGGACTCCTTGCAGGCCTTTGGCATCGATCCCCTGGAGCACGACATCCGCTTCGTGGAGGACGACTGGGAGTCGCCCACCCTGGGCGCCTGGGGTCTGGGCTGGGAGGTGTGGCTGGACGGCATGGAGATCACCCAGTTCACCTATTTCCAGCAGGCGGGCTCCATCGACCTGAGCCCCATCAGCGTGGAGCTGACCTACGGCCTGGAGCGCATCGCCATGTACCTCCAGCAGGTGGACAACGTCTACGACCTGGCCTGGAACGAGACCTTGTCCTACGGCGACGTGCACCACAAGGGCGAGTGGGAGCACTCCACCTATAACTTCGAGGTGGCCGACACGGCCATGCTCTTCAAGCTGTTCGACCTCTACGAGGCCGAGTCCCAGCGGGCCAGCGCCGCCAACCTGGTGCTGCCCGCCTATGACTACTGCCTCAAGTGCAGCCACGTGTTCAATCTGTTGGAGGCGCGGGGAGCCATCAGCGTGACCCAGCGCACCACCTTTATCGCCAGGGTGCGCGGCATGGCCCGCACCGTGGCCGAGAACTACACCGCCCAGCGGGATGCCATGGGCCATCCCTTGCTCAAGGGCAAGGAGGCCGCGTGA